From the genome of Ralstonia pickettii, one region includes:
- the atpB gene encoding F0F1 ATP synthase subunit A, which translates to MATEVAEAAGHAAEHALTPSAYIAEHLQNFNSIGGKQASVVDFSVINWDTMFWSVLMGLIGIVFLGIAARRVTSGVPGRFQAFVELVVEMVDDQAKGIIHGDRSWIAPLALMVFVWVTLMNAVDLIPVDWVTGVNHLLGTFGVHVPHHRAVATADLNGTFGMSFAVLILMIYYSFKIKGTGGFAHELLSAPFGAKWYLAPFNLILNIIEFLAKAVSLGMRLFGNMYAGELVFLLIALLGSVWTFGADTSALGFVGHVVAGAVWAIFHILIVLLQAFIFMMLTLVYIGQAHEHH; encoded by the coding sequence ATGGCAACTGAAGTCGCAGAAGCCGCCGGCCACGCCGCCGAGCACGCTCTCACGCCTTCCGCGTATATCGCGGAGCATTTGCAGAATTTCAATAGCATTGGCGGCAAACAGGCCTCCGTGGTCGACTTCTCCGTCATCAACTGGGACACGATGTTCTGGTCCGTGTTGATGGGCCTGATTGGCATCGTCTTCCTCGGTATCGCTGCGCGTCGTGTCACCTCTGGCGTTCCGGGCCGCTTCCAGGCTTTCGTTGAACTCGTCGTCGAGATGGTCGATGACCAGGCCAAGGGCATCATCCACGGCGATCGTTCCTGGATCGCTCCGCTGGCGCTGATGGTCTTCGTGTGGGTCACGCTGATGAACGCGGTCGACTTGATCCCGGTGGACTGGGTCACGGGCGTCAACCACCTCCTCGGCACGTTCGGCGTGCATGTGCCGCACCACCGCGCGGTAGCCACGGCCGATCTGAACGGCACGTTCGGCATGTCGTTCGCCGTGCTGATCCTGATGATTTACTACAGCTTCAAGATCAAGGGCACCGGCGGCTTCGCGCACGAGCTGCTGTCGGCCCCGTTTGGCGCCAAGTGGTATCTCGCGCCGTTCAACCTGATCCTCAACATCATTGAATTCCTCGCCAAGGCTGTGTCGCTGGGCATGCGGTTGTTCGGCAACATGTACGCGGGCGAACTGGTGTTCCTGCTGATCGCGCTGCTTGGCTCGGTCTGGACGTTCGGTGCCGACACGTCGGCACTGGGTTTCGTGGGTCACGTGGTGGCTGGCGCAGTGTGGGCGATCTTCCACATCCTGATCGTGCTGCTGCAAGCCTTCATCTTCATGATGCTGACGCTGGTGTACATCGGCCAGGCACATGAACACCACTAA
- the atpA gene encoding F0F1 ATP synthase subunit alpha, whose amino-acid sequence MQLNPSEISDLIKTRIEGLKAGADAKNTGTVISVTDGICRIHGLSGVMQGEMLEFPGNTFGLALNLERDSVGAVVLGEYEHISEGDEVKCTGRILEVPVGPELLGRVVNALGQPIDGKGPINAKKTDVIEKVAPGVIARQSVSQPVQTGLKSIDAMVPIGRGQRELIIGDRQTGKTAVAVDAIINQKGKGIFCVYVAIGQKASTIANVVRKLEEHGALEYTIVVAAAASDSAAMQYLSAYAGCTMGEYFRDRGEDALIVYDDLTKQAWAYRQVSLLLRRPPGREAYPGDVFYLHSRLLERAARVNADHIEKITNGEVKGKTGSLTALPVIETQAGDVSAFVPTNVISITDGQIFLETDLFNAGVRPAINAGISVSRVGGAAQTKVIKKLSGGIRTDLAQYRELAAFAQFASDLDEATRKQLERGRRVTELLKQPQYQPLQVWQLAASLYAANNGFLDNVDVKDILAFEKGLHDTLKTKYADLINRIEDTKDLSKEDEAALRAAIEDFKKSAAF is encoded by the coding sequence ATGCAACTGAACCCCTCCGAGATCAGCGACCTGATCAAGACCCGTATCGAGGGCTTGAAGGCTGGCGCTGACGCAAAGAACACCGGCACGGTTATCTCCGTGACGGACGGTATCTGCCGCATTCATGGCCTGTCGGGCGTGATGCAAGGCGAAATGCTGGAATTCCCGGGCAACACGTTCGGCCTCGCGCTGAACCTCGAGCGCGACTCCGTCGGCGCTGTGGTGCTGGGTGAGTACGAGCACATTTCCGAAGGCGACGAAGTCAAGTGCACGGGTCGCATTCTGGAAGTGCCGGTTGGCCCGGAACTGCTGGGCCGCGTGGTGAACGCACTGGGCCAGCCGATCGACGGCAAGGGCCCGATCAACGCCAAGAAGACGGACGTGATCGAAAAGGTCGCTCCGGGCGTGATCGCACGTCAATCGGTGAGCCAGCCGGTGCAGACCGGCCTGAAGTCGATCGACGCCATGGTGCCGATCGGCCGTGGCCAGCGTGAGCTGATCATTGGCGACCGCCAGACCGGCAAGACCGCTGTTGCAGTCGACGCCATCATCAACCAGAAGGGCAAGGGCATCTTCTGCGTATATGTGGCAATCGGCCAGAAGGCTTCGACGATCGCTAACGTGGTTCGCAAGCTGGAAGAGCACGGCGCGCTGGAATACACGATCGTGGTGGCTGCTGCCGCTTCGGATTCTGCCGCCATGCAGTACCTGTCGGCCTACGCCGGCTGCACGATGGGCGAATACTTCCGCGACCGCGGCGAAGATGCCCTGATCGTGTATGACGATCTGACCAAGCAAGCTTGGGCGTACCGTCAGGTTTCGCTGCTGCTGCGCCGCCCGCCTGGCCGTGAGGCCTACCCGGGCGACGTGTTCTATCTGCACTCGCGTCTGCTGGAGCGCGCTGCACGTGTGAACGCTGATCACATCGAAAAGATCACCAACGGTGAAGTCAAGGGCAAGACCGGTTCGCTGACCGCACTGCCCGTGATCGAAACGCAGGCCGGCGACGTGTCCGCGTTCGTGCCGACCAACGTGATCTCGATTACCGACGGCCAGATCTTCCTGGAAACCGATCTGTTCAACGCCGGTGTGCGCCCCGCAATCAACGCCGGTATTTCGGTGTCGCGCGTGGGTGGTGCTGCTCAGACCAAGGTCATCAAGAAGCTGTCGGGCGGTATCCGTACCGACCTGGCTCAGTATCGTGAACTGGCTGCGTTCGCGCAGTTTGCTTCCGACCTGGACGAAGCGACCCGCAAGCAGCTCGAGCGCGGCCGCCGCGTGACCGAACTGCTCAAGCAGCCGCAATACCAGCCGCTGCAGGTGTGGCAGCTGGCCGCGTCGCTGTACGCAGCCAACAACGGCTTCCTCGACAACGTGGACGTGAAGGACATCCTGGCTTTCGAAAAGGGCCTGCACGACACGCTGAAGACGAAGTACGCCGATCTCATCAACCGCATCGAAGATACGAAGGATCTGTCGAAGGAAGATGAGGCCGCCCTGCGTGCCGCGATCGAGGATTTCAAGAAGTCCGCCGCGTTCTAA
- the atpD gene encoding F0F1 ATP synthase subunit beta has product MANGNIVQCIGAVVDIQFPRDAMPKVYDALVLDDSNDASFAEKGLTFEVQQQLGDGVVRTIALGSSDGLRRGMRVATTGAPISVPVGHGTLGRIMDVLGRPIDEAGPIASDEKRAIHQKAPKFDELSPSVDLLETGIKVIDLVCPFAKGGKVGLFGGAGVGKTVNMMELINNIAKQHSGLSVFAGVGERTREGNDFYHEMKDSNVLDKVAMVFGQMNEPPGNRLRVALTGLTMAERFRDEGRDILFFVDNIYRYTLAGTEVSALLGRMPSAVGYQPTLAEEMGKLQERITSTKTGSITSIQAVYVPADDLTDPSPATTFLHLDSTVVLSRDIAALGIYPAVDPLDSTSRQLDPQVVGQEHYEVADRVKKTLQRYKELRDIIAILGMDELSPEDKLAVGRARKIQRFLSQPFHVAEVFTGSPGKYVPLKETIRGFKMLVDGECDHLPEQAFYMVGSIDEAFEKAKKLQ; this is encoded by the coding sequence ATCGCAAACGGAAATATCGTGCAGTGCATCGGCGCCGTGGTGGACATTCAGTTCCCGCGCGACGCGATGCCGAAGGTCTACGACGCGCTGGTGCTGGACGACAGCAATGACGCTTCGTTCGCCGAGAAGGGCCTGACCTTCGAAGTGCAACAACAGCTGGGCGACGGCGTGGTGCGTACCATTGCGCTGGGTTCGTCCGACGGTCTGCGTCGCGGCATGCGCGTGGCGACCACCGGTGCGCCGATCTCGGTGCCGGTCGGTCACGGCACGCTGGGCCGCATCATGGACGTGCTGGGTCGCCCGATTGACGAAGCCGGTCCGATCGCGTCCGACGAGAAGCGCGCCATTCACCAGAAGGCCCCGAAGTTCGACGAGCTGTCGCCGTCGGTGGACCTGCTGGAAACCGGCATCAAGGTGATCGACCTGGTCTGCCCGTTCGCCAAGGGCGGTAAGGTGGGTCTGTTCGGTGGCGCCGGCGTCGGCAAGACCGTGAACATGATGGAGCTGATCAACAACATCGCCAAGCAGCACTCGGGCTTGTCGGTGTTTGCTGGCGTGGGCGAGCGTACCCGTGAGGGCAACGACTTCTACCACGAAATGAAGGACTCCAACGTGCTCGACAAGGTGGCCATGGTGTTCGGGCAGATGAACGAGCCGCCGGGCAACCGTCTGCGCGTTGCGCTGACCGGCCTGACGATGGCCGAGCGCTTCCGCGACGAAGGCCGTGACATCCTGTTCTTCGTCGACAACATCTACCGCTACACGCTGGCCGGCACTGAAGTGTCGGCACTGCTGGGCCGTATGCCTTCGGCCGTGGGCTATCAGCCGACGCTGGCTGAAGAAATGGGCAAGCTGCAGGAACGTATTACGTCGACCAAGACCGGCTCGATCACGTCGATCCAGGCCGTGTACGTGCCTGCCGATGACTTGACCGACCCGTCGCCGGCAACGACCTTCCTGCACTTGGACTCGACCGTCGTGCTGTCGCGTGACATCGCTGCACTGGGTATCTACCCCGCAGTCGATCCGCTCGACTCGACGTCGCGCCAGCTCGACCCGCAAGTGGTCGGCCAGGAGCATTACGAAGTCGCCGACCGCGTGAAGAAGACGCTGCAGCGCTACAAGGAACTGCGCGACATTATCGCGATTCTGGGCATGGACGAACTGTCGCCGGAAGACAAGCTGGCTGTGGGCCGCGCCCGTAAGATCCAGCGTTTCCTGTCGCAGCCGTTCCACGTTGCTGAAGTGTTCACGGGCTCGCCGGGCAAGTACGTGCCGCTGAAGGAAACCATCCGCGGCTTCAAGATGCTGGTGGACGGCGAGTGCGATCACCTGCCGGAACAGGCGTTCTACATGGTCGGCTCGATCGACGAAGCCTTCGAGAAGGCCAAGAAGCTCCAGTAA
- the atpG gene encoding F0F1 ATP synthase subunit gamma, whose amino-acid sequence MAGTKEIRTKIKSVQNTRKITKAMEMVAASKMRKAQERMRAARPYAEKIRNVAAHMALANPEYKHPFMVARDIKRAGLIVVTTDKGLCGGLNTNVLRAVTTQLRDLQNKGVETQTTAIGTKGMQFLGRVGAKVVSNVVHLGDTPHLEKLIGAIKVQLDAFNAGQIDAVYLAYTRFINTMKQEPVVEQLLPLTADKLTQSDAEKQAYSWDYIYEPDAQTVVDELLIRYVEALVYQAVAENMASEQSARMVAMKAASDNAKNVIGELQLVYNKTRQAAITKELSEIVSGAAAV is encoded by the coding sequence ATGGCCGGAACAAAAGAAATCCGCACCAAGATCAAGAGCGTGCAAAACACGCGCAAGATCACCAAGGCGATGGAAATGGTCGCCGCATCCAAGATGCGCAAGGCGCAGGAGCGGATGCGTGCTGCTCGACCGTACGCCGAGAAGATCCGCAACGTGGCCGCGCACATGGCACTGGCCAATCCGGAGTACAAGCACCCGTTCATGGTGGCGCGCGACATCAAGCGTGCCGGCCTGATCGTGGTGACGACGGACAAAGGCCTGTGCGGTGGCTTGAACACCAACGTGCTGCGTGCCGTCACCACCCAACTGCGCGATCTGCAGAACAAGGGCGTTGAGACGCAAACCACCGCCATCGGTACCAAGGGCATGCAGTTCCTGGGCCGCGTCGGTGCCAAGGTCGTCTCGAATGTCGTGCATCTGGGCGACACGCCGCATCTGGAAAAGCTGATCGGCGCGATCAAGGTGCAGCTGGACGCGTTCAACGCGGGTCAGATCGATGCCGTGTACCTGGCGTACACCCGCTTCATCAACACGATGAAGCAGGAGCCGGTGGTCGAGCAACTGCTGCCGCTGACCGCCGACAAGCTCACGCAGAGCGACGCCGAGAAGCAGGCCTACTCGTGGGATTACATCTACGAGCCGGACGCGCAGACGGTGGTCGACGAGTTGCTGATCCGTTACGTCGAGGCACTGGTGTACCAGGCGGTGGCCGAGAACATGGCCTCCGAGCAATCGGCCCGGATGGTGGCGATGAAGGCGGCTTCGGACAACGCAAAGAACGTGATCGGCGAACTGCAACTGGTCTACAACAAGACCCGTCAGGCAGCGATCACGAAGGAACTGTCCGAGATCGTCAGCGGCGCAGCTGCAGTCTGA
- a CDS encoding F0F1 ATP synthase subunit B, whose product MNLNATLVAQMVVFFILWWVVAKFIWPPLVKALDERAKKIADGLAAADKGKAELELANKRVEQALTEARNEGAQRIADAEKRAQMSAEEIKQNAQAEAARIIAQAKAEAEQQTVRARESLRDQVATLAVKGAEQILKREVNAQVHADLLNQLKAEL is encoded by the coding sequence ATGAACCTGAACGCCACACTCGTCGCGCAGATGGTCGTGTTCTTCATCCTGTGGTGGGTTGTTGCCAAGTTCATTTGGCCGCCCCTGGTGAAGGCGCTCGACGAACGCGCGAAGAAAATTGCCGATGGCCTGGCCGCTGCCGATAAGGGCAAGGCTGAGCTGGAGCTGGCCAACAAGCGGGTCGAGCAGGCACTGACCGAAGCGCGCAATGAAGGCGCGCAACGCATCGCGGACGCTGAAAAGCGTGCCCAGATGAGCGCCGAAGAGATCAAGCAAAACGCCCAAGCCGAAGCCGCGCGCATCATTGCGCAAGCCAAGGCCGAAGCCGAGCAGCAAACCGTGCGCGCGCGTGAATCGCTGCGCGACCAGGTTGCCACGCTGGCCGTCAAGGGTGCCGAGCAGATCCTCAAGCGTGAAGTCAATGCGCAGGTCCACGCCGATCTGCTCAATCAACTCAAGGCTGAGCTGTAA
- a CDS encoding RsiV family protein — translation MHRHAMHHVLRKPVRAGVFVTLIGALGGVGAAQGGTEAAAAAPASSASAPAASAPVASAPTVPLAKTKEQHERQAGSFWQGTVGKGADSPGWNVWLNVYDVPPKEQDKDKDPVAETLTGEAYDDRPQGRAFWTIEGRNVPERRFVWRERAEALDAAGQPVVREGGTLSGALSADGATATGTWSDGGRSQPFTLKRGARYQEATGGSGQAKLTERYPVTGDAAVDALIQSLRVRKCDQYDTECVIRISAVGLGDTVSLLRMVWAYSGGAHGNYSFTAGNWRRTGQGFQPIALADVLNPTPACLQSFNTQVVDALKREGAPDAPRGALKERDLRNAAFPFTLQGDRIVVHYGPYEVGPYSSGAFRAAVRFDDLGTACKRPTT, via the coding sequence ATGCACAGGCATGCGATGCACCATGTGTTGCGGAAGCCGGTGAGAGCCGGCGTTTTTGTTACCTTGATCGGGGCACTCGGCGGGGTCGGGGCCGCACAGGGCGGCACAGAAGCGGCTGCTGCTGCGCCTGCCAGCTCGGCAAGTGCGCCGGCAGCCTCCGCACCTGTTGCTTCTGCACCAACTGTCCCTCTTGCAAAAACGAAAGAGCAGCACGAGCGTCAGGCCGGCAGTTTCTGGCAGGGCACGGTGGGCAAGGGCGCCGACAGCCCTGGCTGGAACGTGTGGCTGAACGTGTACGACGTGCCACCCAAAGAGCAGGACAAAGACAAGGACCCGGTGGCCGAGACGCTGACCGGCGAAGCGTACGACGATCGCCCTCAAGGCCGCGCCTTCTGGACCATCGAAGGCCGCAACGTGCCCGAACGCCGCTTCGTGTGGCGCGAGCGCGCGGAAGCGCTCGATGCGGCCGGCCAGCCCGTGGTGCGCGAGGGCGGCACCCTTTCCGGTGCACTCTCCGCCGACGGCGCCACTGCAACCGGCACCTGGAGCGACGGTGGCCGCAGCCAGCCCTTCACGCTCAAGCGCGGGGCGCGCTATCAGGAAGCCACGGGCGGCTCCGGCCAGGCCAAGCTGACTGAGCGCTATCCGGTGACGGGCGATGCCGCCGTCGACGCGCTGATCCAGTCGCTGCGTGTGCGCAAGTGCGACCAATACGACACCGAATGCGTCATCCGCATCAGCGCCGTCGGCCTGGGCGACACCGTGAGCCTGTTGCGCATGGTCTGGGCGTACAGCGGCGGCGCGCATGGCAACTACAGCTTCACGGCCGGCAACTGGCGACGCACCGGCCAAGGTTTTCAGCCCATCGCCCTGGCCGATGTGCTGAACCCCACGCCTGCCTGCCTGCAGAGTTTCAATACGCAGGTTGTCGATGCGCTCAAGCGCGAAGGCGCACCTGATGCGCCACGCGGCGCGCTGAAGGAGCGCGACCTGCGTAACGCCGCGTTTCCGTTTACGCTGCAAGGTGACCGTATCGTCGTGCACTACGGGCCGTATGAGGTGGGGCCGTATTCGTCGGGCGCGTTCCGTGCCGCCGTGCGCTTTGACGACCTAGGCACCGCCTGCAAGCGGCCCACAACCTGA
- the atpE gene encoding F0F1 ATP synthase subunit C has translation MQAFLANIQGLTAIGIGIIIGLGAIGACLGIALMGGKYIEACARQPELMNPLQTKMFLLAGLIDAAFLIGVGVAMLFAFANPLLSVIK, from the coding sequence ATGCAAGCATTTCTCGCCAACATCCAAGGTCTGACCGCCATCGGTATCGGCATCATCATCGGCCTGGGTGCTATCGGCGCCTGCCTCGGCATCGCACTGATGGGCGGCAAGTACATCGAAGCGTGCGCACGTCAGCCTGAACTGATGAACCCGCTGCAAACGAAGATGTTCCTGCTGGCTGGCCTGATCGACGCGGCATTCCTGATCGGTGTTGGTGTGGCCATGCTGTTCGCGTTCGCCAACCCGCTGCTGTCGGTCATCAAGTAA
- a CDS encoding F0F1 ATP synthase subunit epsilon, with the protein MATIHVDVVSAEQEIFSGNAKFVALPGEAGELGILPGHTPLITRIKPGAVRIEKEDGGEEFVFVAGGILEVQPKRVTVLADTAIRGHDLDEAKANEAKRAAEEALQNQSSDLDLARAQGELAVAAAQLAAIARLRRKR; encoded by the coding sequence ATGGCAACCATTCATGTAGACGTCGTCAGCGCTGAGCAGGAGATCTTCTCCGGCAACGCCAAGTTCGTGGCGCTGCCTGGTGAAGCCGGCGAGCTGGGCATTCTGCCCGGCCACACGCCGCTGATCACGCGCATCAAGCCGGGCGCCGTGCGCATCGAGAAGGAAGACGGCGGCGAAGAGTTCGTGTTCGTTGCCGGTGGCATTCTCGAAGTGCAGCCGAAGAGGGTGACCGTGCTGGCCGATACCGCAATCCGCGGTCACGACCTGGACGAAGCCAAGGCGAACGAAGCCAAGCGTGCGGCCGAAGAGGCGCTGCAGAACCAAAGCAGCGATCTGGATCTGGCCCGTGCGCAAGGTGAACTGGCCGTGGCCGCTGCGCAGCTTGCAGCGATCGCGCGCCTGCGTCGCAAGCGCTAA
- a CDS encoding DUF6600 domain-containing protein: MSKVSRRSPLCSGVRLPHVLRAVGVAAVLLVCGAQAAMAADPASRVARLSDFSGTVSFAPAGSDDWAGASLNRPLTTGDRLWSDQGSHSELHVGSTALRLGQNTGATLIDLDDRNTQVKLTQGALSVRVRSLPADQTIEIDTPNLAFTPQAPGEYRLDVAPDGSSTTVTVWHGQGTAYGDDRSTPLGAGQQIRFGGTDLAEAGGTDNPSRDAFDRWAESRDAREDASVSARYVGREMTGYEALDDNGTWREEDGYGAVWVPRAVPVGWAPYRTGHWAWVAPWGWTWVDDAPWGFAPFHYGRWAYVGSTWCWVPGPVVPRPVYAPALVGFVGGGGGGGVSWGINISIGSPGVAWFPLAPGEAYRPVYAASPTYVTNINRTVVVNNVTVNKTIINNTTNVTNVRNVNRVTYVNANNPAALTAVPAKTFVNGQPVGPAMTHLRPEQLRAQMAHAQFVSTPALAPVRASLVGAAANGGPHQLPPPQAFARQAIAVRAPAVPAGGHDALAERFRSQGGALPGAGPAWTGGNAGTRVAPVRGQGNVEMSTAPAAAQAAGLRLSHAAPNAQSAPAHAGSEAGRPQEQHAANGPQGLMSSPNPQGAQGPRGAQPGPAPQALMAPGSINLPRPLPGAAAPQEPPGQPQTAQAPQGPAGMTTRPPQRDGTPGTPREERRGFEPRPQLPQPSTQAPHPQPQPQHGGQELNRFNGTPAPASQEHPHNEPPQPQVHARPETEQRRPEPHMEAPRPAPQPHVEMRPPQPQAQPRPSEARPPQPQPQAQPPRQEHHDAQPHPQGNRGEEKHEGEHR, encoded by the coding sequence ATGTCCAAGGTTTCCCGTCGTTCCCCTCTCTGCTCCGGTGTACGGCTGCCGCACGTGTTGCGCGCGGTGGGGGTTGCCGCCGTATTGCTGGTCTGTGGTGCGCAAGCTGCGATGGCCGCCGACCCGGCTTCGAGGGTGGCTCGGCTGTCGGACTTTTCGGGCACGGTGAGCTTCGCGCCCGCGGGTTCCGACGACTGGGCGGGCGCCTCGCTCAACCGCCCGCTCACCACGGGAGATCGCCTGTGGTCGGACCAGGGCAGCCACAGCGAACTCCACGTCGGCTCCACGGCGCTGCGCCTCGGGCAGAACACTGGCGCTACGCTGATCGACCTGGACGACCGCAACACGCAGGTAAAACTCACGCAAGGCGCGCTGTCGGTACGCGTGCGGTCGCTGCCGGCCGACCAGACCATCGAGATCGATACACCCAACCTGGCGTTCACGCCCCAGGCACCGGGCGAATACCGTCTTGACGTCGCCCCTGATGGTTCCAGCACGACCGTCACCGTGTGGCACGGTCAAGGCACCGCCTACGGCGACGACCGCTCCACCCCGCTGGGCGCGGGTCAACAAATCCGGTTTGGCGGCACGGACCTCGCCGAGGCCGGTGGCACCGACAATCCCAGTCGCGACGCCTTCGACCGCTGGGCCGAATCGCGCGACGCCCGCGAAGACGCTTCCGTGTCCGCCCGCTACGTCGGCCGCGAAATGACCGGCTACGAAGCCCTCGACGACAACGGCACATGGCGTGAAGAAGACGGCTACGGCGCCGTGTGGGTGCCGCGCGCCGTACCCGTCGGCTGGGCACCGTATCGCACAGGCCATTGGGCGTGGGTTGCGCCGTGGGGCTGGACGTGGGTGGACGACGCGCCGTGGGGCTTCGCCCCCTTCCACTACGGCCGCTGGGCGTACGTCGGCTCGACCTGGTGCTGGGTACCGGGGCCGGTCGTGCCCCGGCCCGTCTATGCGCCGGCGCTCGTCGGCTTCGTGGGCGGCGGAGGCGGCGGCGGCGTGAGCTGGGGGATCAACATCTCGATCGGCTCACCCGGGGTGGCATGGTTCCCCCTGGCGCCCGGCGAGGCGTATCGCCCGGTGTATGCAGCCAGCCCGACCTACGTGACGAACATCAACCGCACGGTGGTGGTGAACAACGTCACGGTCAACAAGACCATCATCAACAACACCACCAACGTGACCAACGTTCGGAACGTGAACCGGGTCACCTATGTCAATGCCAACAACCCAGCCGCACTGACGGCGGTGCCAGCCAAGACTTTCGTCAACGGGCAGCCGGTCGGTCCTGCCATGACGCATCTGCGACCGGAACAATTGCGCGCGCAGATGGCGCATGCGCAATTTGTGTCGACGCCGGCGCTGGCACCGGTGCGTGCCAGCCTTGTGGGCGCAGCAGCCAACGGCGGGCCGCATCAATTGCCGCCGCCGCAGGCATTTGCACGCCAGGCGATTGCGGTGCGCGCACCTGCCGTGCCGGCAGGCGGGCACGATGCGTTGGCAGAGCGGTTCCGCTCGCAGGGCGGTGCGCTGCCGGGTGCTGGCCCGGCGTGGACGGGCGGCAATGCAGGCACCCGGGTCGCGCCGGTGCGGGGGCAGGGCAATGTAGAGATGTCGACCGCACCCGCGGCTGCGCAGGCTGCGGGTCTACGGTTGAGCCACGCCGCTCCGAATGCGCAGAGTGCGCCGGCGCACGCCGGCAGCGAGGCGGGCCGACCGCAGGAACAGCACGCTGCGAACGGGCCGCAAGGCTTGATGAGCTCGCCGAATCCGCAAGGTGCGCAAGGGCCGCGTGGTGCCCAGCCTGGACCGGCTCCGCAGGCGCTGATGGCGCCAGGCTCGATCAACCTTCCACGCCCCTTGCCTGGTGCTGCCGCGCCGCAGGAACCCCCGGGACAACCGCAGACTGCGCAGGCGCCTCAGGGCCCGGCGGGCATGACGACACGCCCGCCGCAGCGCGACGGCACGCCCGGCACACCGCGCGAGGAGCGCCGGGGCTTCGAGCCGCGTCCGCAACTGCCGCAGCCCAGCACGCAAGCGCCGCACCCGCAACCGCAACCACAGCACGGTGGTCAGGAGCTGAATCGCTTCAACGGCACCCCAGCACCGGCCTCACAGGAGCACCCGCACAACGAGCCGCCGCAGCCGCAGGTGCACGCCCGGCCGGAGACAGAACAGCGCCGGCCGGAACCGCACATGGAAGCCCCGCGGCCGGCACCGCAACCCCATGTTGAGATGCGCCCGCCGCAACCGCAGGCTCAGCCACGTCCATCTGAGGCTCGCCCGCCGCAACCTCAACCGCAGGCCCAACCGCCTCGGCAGGAACACCATGATGCCCAACCGCATCCGCAAGGCAATCGCGGTGAGGAAAAGCACGAAGGTGAGCACCGCTGA
- a CDS encoding ATP synthase subunit I: MQPADRQRPDSYASLKAARPQPMQDPKHDSWDDDQQAEPPVHVLSHDEAVALFGEQAVQASRITPFSIVLGQVAITLLCGLGWYVGSWFAGTGAASAAEAGLSALLGGGVCVVPSAWFAMRLSTAKGFESIARLVVGEAIKVLGTVALLVIVVVVFKGLHWPPLLITLILALKMYWVGLALR, translated from the coding sequence ATGCAGCCAGCTGACCGGCAACGGCCCGATTCTTACGCTTCGTTGAAAGCCGCCCGGCCCCAGCCGATGCAGGATCCGAAGCACGACAGTTGGGACGATGATCAGCAGGCGGAGCCGCCGGTGCATGTGCTATCGCATGACGAAGCGGTCGCCCTGTTTGGCGAGCAGGCTGTGCAGGCCTCGCGTATCACGCCCTTTTCCATCGTGCTCGGCCAAGTGGCCATCACACTGTTGTGTGGGCTCGGTTGGTATGTCGGCAGTTGGTTCGCGGGCACGGGCGCTGCGTCAGCTGCCGAGGCTGGATTGTCGGCGCTGCTGGGCGGGGGCGTATGTGTGGTGCCTTCGGCATGGTTCGCGATGCGGCTGTCGACGGCCAAGGGGTTCGAATCCATTGCCCGCCTCGTAGTGGGCGAAGCGATCAAGGTGCTTGGCACGGTCGCGCTGCTGGTGATCGTGGTGGTGGTGTTCAAGGGTCTGCATTGGCCGCCCTTGCTGATCACCCTGATCCTGGCGCTCAAGATGTATTGGGTCGGTCTCGCACTGCGCTAG
- a CDS encoding F0F1 ATP synthase subunit delta, with translation MAELATVARPYAEALFRVAKAGNLGAWSELVSEMGQIAAVPDMKAVADDPKLSKADVAGIFLSALKSPVSHEAKELVGLLVANKRLSLLPEIAAQFHVLRNASEGAADVEITSAFPLEGAPLTELVATLERKFGKKLQAHVSVDPSLIGGVRVQIGDEVLDTSVRARLTQMQSALTAA, from the coding sequence ATGGCAGAACTCGCAACCGTTGCCCGTCCGTACGCAGAGGCGCTGTTCCGCGTGGCGAAGGCCGGCAATCTGGGTGCATGGTCTGAGCTCGTGTCGGAAATGGGGCAAATTGCCGCCGTGCCCGACATGAAGGCAGTCGCCGATGATCCGAAGCTCTCCAAAGCCGATGTGGCGGGGATCTTCCTGTCGGCGCTGAAATCTCCGGTTTCGCATGAGGCGAAGGAACTGGTTGGCCTGCTGGTGGCCAACAAGCGCCTGTCGCTGCTGCCGGAAATTGCCGCGCAATTCCATGTGCTGCGGAATGCCAGTGAAGGCGCCGCCGACGTCGAGATCACCAGTGCGTTCCCGCTTGAGGGCGCGCCCCTGACCGAACTGGTCGCCACGCTCGAACGCAAGTTCGGCAAGAAGCTGCAGGCTCACGTGAGCGTCGATCCTTCGTTGATCGGCGGCGTGCGTGTGCAGATTGGCGACGAAGTGCTCGACACCTCGGTGCGCGCGCGCCTGACGCAGATGCAGTCTGCGCTGACCGCCGCGTAA